One window of Nitrospirota bacterium genomic DNA carries:
- a CDS encoding branched-chain amino acid ABC transporter permease, producing the protein MLVQQLINGLTLGAIYALVALGYTMVYGILELINFAHGEIYMIGAYLSIIFLGFFTTIGMTRHFLFLSLFLSFILSAVFCGAYGYTMEKVAYRPLRSAHRLSPLISAIGMSIFLQNYVMLTQGSGDVVFPHLFPNSEILFSGIRLTSLQVVILSSSFILMGVLYFLVKKTLIGKAMRATAQDKKMASLVGINIDFIISFTFVIGSFLAAAAGMMVAMYYGTVNFFIGYIAGIKAFTAAVLGGIGNIPGAMAGGLLLGMVESLGASYISSEYKDLFAFLILTLVLLLKPSGLLGEASKEKV; encoded by the coding sequence ATGTTAGTTCAGCAGTTGATTAACGGCCTGACCCTTGGAGCCATCTATGCCCTGGTGGCCCTGGGATACACCATGGTGTATGGTATCCTGGAACTCATCAATTTCGCCCACGGTGAGATTTATATGATCGGGGCCTACCTCTCTATTATTTTTCTGGGTTTTTTTACCACGATTGGAATGACCCGTCATTTCCTGTTTCTTTCTCTCTTTTTGTCTTTTATTTTGAGCGCGGTTTTCTGCGGAGCCTATGGTTACACCATGGAAAAAGTGGCCTATCGCCCGTTGAGAAGCGCTCATCGCCTGTCTCCTTTAATTTCCGCCATTGGAATGTCAATCTTTCTCCAAAATTACGTGATGCTGACGCAAGGGTCAGGAGACGTGGTTTTCCCTCATCTTTTTCCAAATTCTGAAATCCTGTTTTCTGGAATCAGGCTTACATCGCTTCAGGTCGTGATTTTAAGTTCTTCTTTTATTTTGATGGGAGTTCTCTATTTTTTGGTTAAAAAAACTTTAATTGGAAAAGCAATGCGGGCAACGGCGCAGGATAAAAAAATGGCAAGCCTCGTGGGAATTAATATTGATTTTATCATTTCATTTACCTTTGTCATTGGATCATTTCTCGCGGCCGCGGCGGGAATGATGGTGGCCATGTATTATGGAACCGTTAATTTTTTTATTGGCTACATTGCCGGAATAAAAGCCTTTACCGCGGCCGTTTTAGGGGGAATTGGAAATATTCCCGGAGCGATGGCGGGGGGGCTTTTGCTGGGGATGGTGGAAAGTCTGGGGGCAAGTTATATTTCCAGTGAATATAAAGATCTGTTTGCCTTTCTCATTTTAACCCTGGTGTTGCTGTTAAAACCATCGGGTTTGTTGGGTGAAGCGTCTAAAGAAAAAGTTTAG
- a CDS encoding branched-chain amino acid ABC transporter permease translates to MMVSLWFGLLGLPFMGWINALKLSGVLFGGGLILRHAARLKPFYSKLEEAFERLPYRKSPRFLKIAKGAGVVILLGLPLGLDNYQLDVLTMAGLYIVLALGLNIVVGFAGLLDLGYAAFYAVGAYSYALISTHFHLSFWLALPVGAFFSGCFGFALGVITLRLKGDYLAITTLGFIQILHLVLNNWDSVTHGPKGILGVSHPQIGGFSFTQPVHYYYLILVIVFIAIVSIQRINYSRIGRAWIAIREDEIAAESMGLNTTKLKVFAFVLGASWAGIAGTFFAGKFGFVSPESFTFFESILILSMVVLGGIGSIPGVVLGALILIILPEALRQVSEYRMLVFGLAMILMMVLRPQGMIGNIRRKLEGV, encoded by the coding sequence ATGATGGTTTCGCTTTGGTTTGGTCTTTTAGGCCTTCCTTTTATGGGGTGGATCAACGCGTTAAAATTGTCCGGGGTTCTCTTTGGCGGGGGGCTGATTCTTCGGCATGCGGCGAGGCTAAAACCGTTCTATTCAAAACTTGAAGAGGCTTTTGAAAGACTCCCCTATCGGAAGTCGCCCCGCTTTTTAAAGATCGCAAAAGGCGCAGGGGTCGTTATTCTGCTGGGACTCCCTCTCGGGCTCGATAACTATCAGCTTGATGTCCTCACCATGGCGGGCCTGTATATTGTCCTGGCTCTGGGTTTGAATATTGTCGTCGGTTTTGCGGGACTGCTCGATTTAGGGTATGCGGCTTTTTATGCGGTTGGAGCCTATAGCTATGCCCTGATTTCGACCCATTTTCATCTTTCTTTTTGGTTGGCTCTGCCGGTGGGGGCCTTTTTTTCAGGCTGTTTTGGATTTGCCTTGGGCGTGATCACTCTGCGGCTGAAAGGGGATTACCTGGCCATCACAACCCTTGGTTTTATCCAGATTTTACATTTGGTTTTAAACAACTGGGATTCGGTCACCCACGGCCCGAAGGGGATATTAGGCGTTTCCCATCCTCAAATTGGAGGGTTTAGCTTCACCCAGCCGGTCCATTACTATTATTTGATTCTGGTCATTGTTTTTATCGCCATCGTGTCTATTCAACGCATTAATTATTCCAGAATCGGGCGGGCATGGATCGCCATCCGCGAAGATGAAATTGCCGCTGAGTCAATGGGATTAAATACGACAAAACTTAAAGTTTTTGCCTTTGTGTTGGGAGCGTCCTGGGCAGGGATTGCCGGAACGTTTTTTGCCGGTAAGTTCGGATTTGTTTCTCCCGAAAGCTTTACCTTTTTTGAATCGATTTTAATTTTATCTATGGTAGTATTGGGAGGAATTGGCAGTATTCCGGGGGTGGTATTGGGCGCCCTGATTTTAATCATTCTTCCGGAGGCGCTGAGACAGGTCTCAGAATACCGGATGCTGGTGTTTGGTCTTGCAATGATTTTGATGATGGTTCTTCGGCCTCAGGGGATGATTGGAAATATCAGAAGAAAACTGGAAGGGGTTTAA
- a CDS encoding LEA type 2 family protein, whose product MKALFYSMALLISFSSGSCAPALVKPDFSVQEIELTGVSFSAMDLAFKVKVTNPNRAGVKIEKLSYHLDLNHTELGSGELLKPVFINASDSQIVTLPFSSSFMGMSKTLTLLLGNDEINYELNGTVILSKFLIKQEFPFSSKGAVPVNRSTFHHE is encoded by the coding sequence ATGAAAGCTTTATTTTACAGCATGGCGCTCTTGATTTCATTTTCTTCCGGGTCGTGCGCACCAGCCCTGGTTAAACCTGATTTTTCGGTCCAGGAAATAGAATTAACCGGCGTATCATTTTCCGCCATGGACCTTGCGTTCAAGGTTAAAGTCACAAATCCAAATCGAGCAGGGGTCAAGATAGAAAAACTTTCTTACCACCTTGATCTAAATCATACCGAATTAGGCTCCGGGGAACTTTTAAAACCCGTTTTTATAAACGCGTCTGATTCTCAAATCGTAACGCTCCCCTTTTCATCTTCCTTTATGGGAATGTCAAAAACGCTGACCCTTTTGTTAGGTAATGATGAAATCAATTACGAATTAAATGGAACCGTCATCTTATCGAAGTTTCTAATTAAACAGGAGTTTCCTTTTTCCAGCAAAGGGGCGGTGCCGGTTAACCGGTCCACGTTCCACCATGAATAA
- a CDS encoding tetratricopeptide repeat protein, translated as MQYAMAEHWDEAKHLIRQVIESSPEDLWAKVVQADIENISGNEKEAFQQLRILMRNYPEFAPAYYSMGILHSRQGRWDQAKNFFEQSISLFDPGQKESLSDAYLQLGIAWWEQRHPGDALECWQKSLACNPAQWKAREYLEDFTSDYSKPKILGDPRFFQQFQEIHVKAYLSEHGKSQFDSLEETDEVIQKIAASWNAIPEKWKMEDLTEEERFNTFKSIKPFQ; from the coding sequence ATGCAATACGCGATGGCCGAACATTGGGACGAGGCGAAGCATCTCATCCGGCAGGTTATCGAATCCAGCCCTGAAGATCTTTGGGCAAAGGTGGTGCAGGCGGATATTGAAAATATTTCCGGAAATGAAAAAGAGGCCTTTCAGCAGTTGAGAATCTTAATGAGAAATTATCCTGAATTTGCGCCGGCTTACTATAGTATGGGAATTCTCCATAGCCGCCAGGGAAGGTGGGACCAGGCTAAAAATTTTTTCGAACAGTCGATTTCCCTTTTTGATCCCGGTCAAAAAGAAAGCCTTTCCGATGCCTATCTTCAATTGGGGATTGCCTGGTGGGAACAGCGCCATCCGGGAGATGCCCTGGAATGCTGGCAGAAATCCCTTGCCTGCAACCCGGCCCAATGGAAGGCCAGGGAGTATCTCGAAGATTTCACGTCGGATTACAGTAAGCCCAAAATTTTAGGAGACCCTCGCTTTTTTCAGCAATTTCAAGAGATTCATGTAAAAGCGTATCTTTCGGAGCATGGAAAATCTCAATTTGACAGTCTGGAAGAAACGGATGAAGTGATTCAAAAGATTGCCGCTTCGTGGAACGCGATTCCAGAAAAGTGGAAGATGGAAGACTTAACGGAGGAAGAGAGGTTCAACACCTTTAAATCAATCAAGCCTTTTCAATAA
- a CDS encoding ABC transporter ATP-binding protein: MGYLLEIKKLSKSFGGLSALDGIEAHLEEGQIASLIGPNGAGKTTFFNCITGLIPPGGGEIVFKEKNLKGLQANEITGRGIARTFQNIRLFGGMTALENVMVGGHLRYRYGFLGALVRSPKVRQFEKELIQKSFSLLKFVGLESQHSKWARELSYGDQRRLEIVRALATEPTLLLLDEPAAGMNPKETAGLMELMVKIKETGVTVLLIEHDMRVVMGISEKIIVLDHGVKIAEGKPREIQQNRKVIEAYLGAGSV; this comes from the coding sequence GTGGGCTATTTACTTGAAATTAAAAAATTATCAAAGTCTTTTGGAGGGCTTTCCGCATTGGATGGAATTGAGGCTCACCTGGAAGAAGGCCAGATTGCCAGCCTCATTGGTCCAAATGGCGCCGGAAAAACGACTTTTTTCAATTGTATCACCGGATTAATCCCCCCTGGCGGGGGAGAAATTGTTTTTAAAGAAAAAAATTTAAAAGGGTTGCAGGCCAACGAAATCACCGGTCGGGGAATCGCCAGGACGTTTCAAAACATTCGCCTTTTTGGAGGGATGACCGCGCTTGAAAACGTTATGGTCGGGGGACACCTTCGATACCGTTACGGATTTCTGGGCGCTCTGGTCAGATCTCCAAAAGTCCGGCAATTTGAAAAAGAGCTGATCCAGAAGAGCTTTAGCCTTTTAAAGTTTGTCGGACTTGAATCCCAACACTCAAAATGGGCAAGAGAGCTTTCGTACGGCGATCAAAGGCGGCTGGAAATTGTTAGAGCGCTCGCCACGGAACCGACTCTATTGCTTTTGGATGAGCCCGCCGCGGGGATGAACCCAAAAGAAACCGCCGGCCTGATGGAATTGATGGTAAAAATTAAAGAGACCGGCGTGACCGTGCTGTTGATTGAACATGATATGAGGGTGGTCATGGGCATTTCCGAAAAAATTATTGTTTTAGATCATGGCGTCAAGATTGCCGAAGGAAAACCTCGCGAAATTCAGCAAAATCGGAAAGTGATCGAGGCCTATCTGGGCGCCGGATCTGTTTAA
- the gcvT gene encoding glycine cleavage system aminomethyltransferase GcvT produces MKRTPLYETHRKLKGKLVEFGGWEMPLFYHGVVSEHKAVRENAGLFDICHMGRLSVKGPDAGPFLQGVTVNNVDMLVPGKAQYSLVCNPQGGVKDDIFIYKKGDTDFFICVNASNREKIYQWFLNQKGKFIVEIRDISDQVGMIALQGPKAPRVLEKILGKRFKSLKHAEFYEEEISGVPAMIARTGYTGERGYEFYFPVQFSENLWNLFYETGQDEQLVPVGLGARDTLRLEMGYALYGHELTEEISPLEADLARFVYFGKENFIGKEALSAQNKKGVSRILVGFELKFKNVPRQHCKVFHDDHEIGEVTSGNLTPSVQKGIGMALIQSDFNKPGDEILIGVRDKKIPALIRDKNFYKKK; encoded by the coding sequence ATGAAAAGAACGCCCCTTTATGAAACGCACAGAAAATTAAAAGGAAAGCTCGTTGAATTTGGCGGCTGGGAAATGCCGCTGTTTTATCATGGCGTGGTTTCCGAACATAAGGCGGTCAGGGAAAATGCAGGTCTATTTGATATTTGCCATATGGGCCGGCTTAGCGTAAAAGGTCCCGATGCCGGGCCGTTTTTACAGGGTGTTACCGTCAACAACGTTGACATGTTAGTTCCGGGAAAAGCTCAGTATTCTCTGGTCTGCAACCCTCAAGGCGGAGTCAAAGATGATATCTTTATCTATAAAAAGGGGGACACGGACTTTTTTATTTGCGTGAATGCTTCAAACCGGGAAAAAATCTATCAGTGGTTTTTAAACCAAAAAGGAAAATTCATAGTCGAAATTAGGGATATCAGCGATCAGGTCGGGATGATCGCTTTGCAGGGGCCAAAAGCGCCCCGGGTTTTAGAAAAAATCCTCGGCAAGAGGTTTAAATCGTTAAAACATGCTGAATTTTACGAAGAAGAAATTTCAGGCGTTCCGGCGATGATTGCCCGAACGGGATATACCGGAGAAAGGGGATATGAGTTTTACTTTCCGGTCCAGTTTTCCGAAAATTTATGGAATCTGTTTTATGAGACCGGTCAGGATGAACAACTCGTTCCCGTCGGATTGGGCGCGCGCGATACGCTTAGGCTTGAAATGGGCTATGCCCTTTATGGTCATGAACTCACGGAGGAGATTTCTCCGCTCGAAGCCGATTTAGCGAGGTTTGTCTATTTTGGAAAAGAAAATTTCATCGGGAAAGAGGCGCTGTCGGCCCAGAATAAAAAAGGGGTGTCCCGTATTTTGGTCGGTTTTGAATTAAAATTTAAAAATGTGCCCCGCCAGCATTGTAAAGTTTTCCATGATGATCATGAGATTGGGGAAGTGACCAGCGGCAATCTCACTCCGTCGGTCCAGAAAGGGATTGGAATGGCCCTGATCCAATCGGATTTCAACAAACCAGGGGATGAAATCTTAATTGGCGTAAGGGATAAGAAGATCCCCGCGTTGATAAGAGATAAAAATTTCTATAAGAAAAAATAA